One Phenylobacterium hankyongense DNA segment encodes these proteins:
- the pyk gene encoding pyruvate kinase, which yields MIRARRARIVATLGPASREPAKIRELAQAGADVFRVNFSHGAHADHARTIQSVRKAEQAIGRPLAVLADLQGPKLRLGEFADGMVRLKSGQSFRIDLKAAPGDAARIGVPHPEVFAAVRAGSQILLDDGKVRLRVTAHGADFADTVVEAGEQLSDHKGLNLPGNAIPIPALTDKDRLDLAFALKQGVDWVALSFVQRASDMAELRRLVEGRAAVLAKIEKPAALDVLDEILDLCDGIMVARGDLGVELAPEEVPVVQKQLVRAARLRGLPVIVATQMLESMTHSPTPTRAETSDVAGAVYEGADAVMLSAESAVGDYPVEAVAMMDRIITRVENDPRWPELMRAEYPVEDADADALVAAARRAAEAASTACLATFTTTGQTALRLARERPLQPTLALTPNLSTARRLALAWGVEPRVVPEILDPEDLARVAVEQAVETGLAGPGQRVLILAGLPMGSPGAANILRLAHAPRR from the coding sequence ATGATCCGAGCCCGCCGCGCCCGCATCGTCGCGACCCTGGGCCCCGCCAGCCGCGAGCCTGCGAAGATCCGCGAACTCGCCCAGGCGGGCGCGGACGTCTTCCGGGTGAACTTCAGCCACGGCGCCCACGCCGACCACGCGCGCACCATCCAGTCGGTGCGCAAGGCCGAGCAGGCGATCGGCCGGCCGCTGGCGGTGTTGGCCGACCTGCAGGGCCCGAAGCTGCGGCTGGGGGAGTTCGCCGACGGCATGGTGCGCCTGAAGTCCGGCCAGAGCTTCCGCATCGACCTGAAGGCGGCCCCCGGCGACGCCGCGCGCATCGGCGTGCCGCATCCCGAGGTGTTCGCCGCGGTCCGCGCCGGTTCCCAGATCCTGCTGGACGACGGCAAGGTGCGGCTGCGGGTGACCGCGCACGGCGCGGACTTCGCCGACACGGTTGTCGAGGCCGGCGAGCAGCTGTCCGACCACAAGGGCCTGAACCTGCCCGGCAACGCCATCCCGATCCCGGCGCTGACCGACAAGGACCGCCTGGACCTGGCCTTCGCCCTCAAGCAGGGCGTCGACTGGGTGGCGCTGTCCTTCGTGCAGCGCGCCTCCGACATGGCCGAACTTCGTCGCCTGGTCGAAGGCCGCGCCGCGGTGCTGGCCAAGATCGAGAAGCCGGCCGCCCTGGACGTGCTGGATGAGATCCTCGACCTCTGCGACGGCATCATGGTGGCCCGCGGCGACCTCGGCGTGGAGCTGGCGCCCGAGGAGGTGCCGGTGGTCCAGAAGCAGCTGGTCCGCGCGGCCCGCCTGCGCGGCCTGCCGGTGATCGTCGCCACCCAGATGCTGGAATCCATGACCCACTCGCCGACCCCCACCCGCGCCGAGACCTCCGACGTGGCCGGCGCGGTCTACGAGGGCGCCGATGCGGTGATGCTGTCGGCCGAGAGCGCGGTCGGCGACTATCCGGTGGAAGCCGTGGCGATGATGGACCGCATCATCACCCGCGTGGAGAACGATCCCCGCTGGCCGGAGCTGATGCGCGCCGAATACCCGGTCGAGGACGCCGACGCCGACGCCCTGGTGGCCGCCGCCCGGCGCGCCGCCGAGGCCGCCTCCACCGCCTGCCTCGCCACCTTCACCACCACCGGCCAGACGGCGCTGCGCCTCGCCCGCGAGCGGCCCCTGCAGCCCACCCTGGCGCTGACCCCGAACCTGTCCACCGCGCGCCGCCTGGCGCTGGCCTGGGGCGTCGAACCGCGGGTGGTGCCGGAGATCCTCGACCCCGAGGACCTGGCGCGGGTGGCCGTCGAACAGGCCGTCGAGACCGGCCTCGCCGGGCCCGGCCAGCGGGTGCTGATCCTCGCCGGCCTGCCGATGGGCTCGCCGGGCGCCGCCAACATCCTGCGGCTGGCGCACGCGCCCCGGCGGTGA
- the pgl gene encoding 6-phosphogluconolactonase, whose product MLETYPKVAALAEAAAHAVEACLADGLKTRGRASLVATGGRMPGPVYDRLREARIDWARVVVTLSDERSVEPDAPESNARLLRERLFVGEAAKAHFLPLTDYAEPALKALAPFDAVLLGMGEDGHVASLIPGSPALAQGMDPAGERMLLDVPAGVGSPPLARTSLTLAALLQARAIFLLISGAAKREVLARAEAGAELPVRALLAQARVPVRVLWAPQ is encoded by the coding sequence ATGCTGGAGACCTACCCCAAAGTCGCCGCCCTGGCCGAGGCCGCCGCCCACGCGGTGGAGGCCTGCCTGGCGGACGGCCTGAAGACCCGCGGCCGGGCCAGCCTGGTCGCCACCGGCGGCCGGATGCCGGGCCCGGTCTACGATCGGCTGCGCGAGGCCCGCATCGACTGGGCCCGGGTGGTGGTGACGCTGTCCGACGAGCGGTCCGTGGAGCCGGACGCGCCGGAGTCCAACGCCCGCCTGCTGCGCGAGCGGCTGTTCGTGGGCGAGGCGGCCAAGGCCCACTTCCTGCCGCTGACCGACTATGCGGAGCCGGCGCTGAAGGCGCTGGCGCCGTTCGACGCGGTGCTGCTGGGCATGGGCGAGGACGGCCACGTGGCCTCGCTGATCCCCGGCAGCCCGGCGCTGGCGCAGGGCATGGATCCGGCCGGCGAGCGGATGCTGCTGGACGTGCCGGCCGGCGTCGGCTCGCCGCCGCTGGCGCGGACCAGCCTGACCCTGGCGGCGCTGTTGCAGGCCCGGGCCATCTTCCTCTTGATCTCCGGCGCGGCTAAGCGGGAGGTGCTGGCCCGCGCCGAAGCCGGGGCGGAGCTTCCGGTGCGCGCCCTCCTCGCCCAGGCGCGCGTTCCCGTCAGAGTCCTCTGGGCGCCGCAGTAG